A single genomic interval of Methylobacterium bullatum harbors:
- the vgb_2 gene encoding Virginiamycin B lyase, whose amino-acid sequence MTHIRTSLRALVAGAALLLAQGQPGFAAGFDGAIKNNALALNAAGTVAAVSNSEESAVIVYDVAKGTVLRRLDGFVTPRNIVFAPDGARFYVSDSGTGRITVYETATGKEAGVLAAGPGAFGTVLSADGTKLYVNNEAASTLTVFDTRTMLAEAVIPGFAQPRQGVKLSPDGKTVFVTNFLGDKITLVDTATNKITGEIAGFDKLRAISITKDGKTLFAANSGRNTIGVVDVAARKVTSEVAVGKDPYGAALTPDGRFVYSGNLKDNSLSVIDTGTLKVVATVTGLNEPRQAIAFSADNAHAYVLNRDLSVAVVDRAKNAVISTMKP is encoded by the coding sequence ATGACCCATATCCGCACCAGCCTGCGCGCCCTCGTCGCCGGAGCCGCCTTGCTCCTCGCCCAGGGCCAGCCCGGGTTCGCCGCCGGTTTCGACGGGGCGATCAAGAACAACGCGCTGGCGCTGAACGCCGCCGGTACGGTCGCCGCTGTGTCGAACAGCGAAGAGAGCGCCGTCATCGTCTACGACGTCGCCAAGGGCACGGTGCTGCGCCGCCTCGACGGCTTCGTGACCCCGCGCAACATCGTGTTCGCGCCGGACGGCGCCCGCTTCTACGTCTCCGACAGCGGCACCGGCCGGATCACGGTCTACGAGACCGCCACCGGCAAGGAAGCCGGCGTTCTCGCCGCGGGCCCCGGCGCGTTCGGCACGGTGCTCTCGGCCGACGGGACCAAGCTCTACGTCAATAACGAGGCCGCGAGCACGCTGACCGTGTTCGACACCAGGACCATGCTCGCCGAGGCTGTGATCCCCGGCTTCGCGCAGCCGCGCCAGGGCGTGAAGTTGTCGCCGGACGGCAAGACCGTGTTCGTGACGAACTTCCTCGGCGACAAGATCACGTTGGTCGATACCGCCACCAACAAGATCACCGGCGAGATCGCCGGGTTCGACAAGCTGCGCGCCATCTCGATCACCAAGGACGGTAAGACGCTGTTTGCCGCCAACAGCGGCCGCAACACGATCGGCGTGGTCGATGTCGCCGCCCGTAAGGTCACGTCCGAGGTGGCGGTGGGCAAGGACCCCTACGGCGCCGCGCTGACCCCGGACGGGCGCTTCGTCTATTCGGGCAATCTCAAGGACAACTCCTTGTCGGTGATCGACACCGGCACCCTCAAGGTCGTCGCCACGGTGACCGGCCTGAACGAGCCGCGCCAGGCGATCGCGTTCTCGGCCGACAACGCCCACGCCTACGTCCTCAACCGCGACCTTAGCGTCGCCGTGGTGGACCGGGCGAAGAACGCGGTCATCTCGACCATGAAGCCCTGA
- the msrP_5 gene encoding Protein-methionine-sulfoxide reductase catalytic subunit MsrP — MRHLHEPLNRRLVLGGLGVGSLAAAMPAWAAGSVKLPLPGGPDERALTTAFPGKAEMILQRTHPPLLETPFSVFDEGVFTPNDRFYVRWHWASIPTEVDAGTFRLKVHGHVDKELSLSLDAIAGLPRFEIAAVNQCSGNSRGLFEPRVPGAQWANGSMGNARWTGVRLKDVLERAGVKSGAVQVRFNGLDEPVVDDAPDFKKSLDLDHANNGEVMIAYAMNGEQLPLLNGFPLRLVVPGWYSTYWVKMLSDIEVLDKPDDGYWMKTAYRIPDVPGANIKPGQTGFKTVPINRMVPRSFVTNLTDGAKVAAGTPVALRGIAFGGDCGVKAVDFSGDGGATWFPAQLGADEGPYSFRRFDGSLPALAAGTHAVKVRCTNTNGVAQGMDQVWNANGFMQNGIETVSFQAA; from the coding sequence ATGCGCCATCTGCACGAACCGTTGAACCGCCGCCTCGTCCTGGGTGGCCTAGGGGTCGGCAGCCTCGCCGCCGCCATGCCGGCCTGGGCCGCGGGCTCGGTGAAGCTTCCGCTGCCCGGCGGCCCGGACGAGCGGGCGCTGACCACCGCCTTTCCGGGCAAGGCCGAGATGATCCTTCAACGCACCCATCCGCCGCTGCTGGAGACGCCGTTCTCGGTGTTCGACGAGGGCGTGTTCACCCCTAACGACCGCTTCTACGTCCGTTGGCACTGGGCCTCGATCCCGACCGAAGTCGATGCCGGCACCTTCCGTCTTAAGGTCCACGGCCACGTCGATAAGGAACTCTCGCTCTCGCTCGACGCCATCGCCGGCCTGCCGCGCTTCGAGATCGCCGCGGTGAACCAGTGCTCGGGCAATTCACGCGGGCTGTTCGAGCCGCGGGTGCCCGGCGCGCAATGGGCCAACGGCTCGATGGGCAACGCCCGCTGGACCGGGGTACGCCTCAAGGACGTGCTCGAACGCGCTGGGGTGAAGTCCGGCGCCGTGCAGGTGCGCTTCAACGGCCTCGACGAGCCCGTGGTCGACGACGCGCCGGACTTCAAGAAGTCGCTCGATCTCGACCACGCCAACAATGGTGAGGTGATGATCGCCTACGCGATGAACGGCGAGCAGCTCCCGCTGCTCAACGGTTTCCCGCTCCGCCTCGTGGTGCCGGGCTGGTATTCGACCTACTGGGTCAAGATGCTGTCCGACATCGAGGTGCTGGACAAGCCCGACGACGGGTACTGGATGAAGACCGCCTACCGCATCCCGGACGTGCCGGGCGCCAACATCAAGCCCGGCCAGACCGGCTTCAAGACGGTGCCGATCAACAGGATGGTGCCGCGCTCCTTCGTCACCAACCTGACCGACGGCGCCAAGGTGGCGGCCGGAACGCCGGTGGCCCTTCGCGGCATCGCTTTCGGCGGCGATTGCGGGGTAAAGGCGGTCGACTTCTCCGGAGACGGCGGGGCGACGTGGTTTCCGGCGCAACTCGGCGCGGACGAGGGCCCCTACAGCTTCCGCCGCTTCGACGGCAGCCTGCCGGCGCTGGCCGCCGGCACCCATGCGGTTAAGGTCCGCTGCACCAATACCAACGGCGTCGCCCAGGGCATGGACCAGGTCTGGAACGCCAACGGCTTCATGCAGAACGGCATAGAGACCGTGTCCTTCCAGGCCGCTTGA
- the gpmA_3 gene encoding 2,3-bisphosphoglycerate-dependent phosphoglycerate mutase, with amino-acid sequence MIHDCKAPVTRHLVLVRHGQSVANRSGLFTGLLDSPLTEQGRMEAEAAGRRLAERSWRFSAAFTSTLTRAIVSGRLILDALGQPGLVPQRFAALDERDYGDLSGLDKIAADARWGAERIETWRRSYAEAPPNGESLRDTVARIVPCYLRTIQPAVMGGDVLVVAHGNCLRALVMALEDLSPAEVEHLELATGSVRIYELAADTTIKARWIDG; translated from the coding sequence GTGATTCACGATTGCAAAGCCCCGGTCACGCGACATCTCGTGCTGGTCCGGCATGGCCAGAGCGTAGCCAACCGATCCGGCCTGTTCACGGGATTGCTGGACTCGCCCTTGACCGAGCAGGGCCGGATGGAAGCCGAGGCAGCCGGGCGGCGTTTGGCCGAGCGCAGCTGGCGCTTTTCCGCAGCCTTCACCTCGACGCTGACGCGGGCGATCGTGAGCGGCCGGCTTATTCTCGATGCGCTCGGGCAACCCGGATTGGTCCCCCAACGCTTCGCCGCGCTCGACGAGCGAGACTACGGCGACCTCAGCGGGCTCGACAAGATCGCCGCCGATGCGCGCTGGGGGGCGGAGCGGATCGAGACCTGGCGCCGCTCCTACGCCGAGGCGCCGCCGAACGGTGAGAGCCTGCGCGATACCGTCGCCCGCATCGTCCCATGCTACCTCCGAACCATCCAGCCGGCGGTTATGGGCGGAGACGTGCTCGTCGTCGCCCACGGCAATTGCCTGCGGGCGCTTGTCATGGCGCTTGAAGACCTGAGCCCCGCGGAGGTCGAGCACCTTGAACTCGCGACGGGCTCCGTCAGGATCTATGAGCTTGCTGCGGACACGACGATCAAGGCCCGCTGGATCGACGGGTGA